The bacterium genome includes a region encoding these proteins:
- a CDS encoding tetratricopeptide repeat protein: MKNCFKSTVLAMVVLFSFSLHAQSASALLRQGKQLLKQQKWSEASNTFRRATIHNPEDSELYYWLGRSLEGQGNANGAIIAYKKAAKLKSQNPYVYSKIANVLLQKKDFSEAEDYYEKAFKYNREHIESKVGLAKVAAHENKYKEVLGYLEGIAISKSFAEDIHRLKGQAYLNLKNYDLASAEIKQALKVNPKQALLWNQLGATYYAMARYKDASTAYQKALAMKNIEQEFVAHLGQGKSLYALKKYDAAKKSFQKAARSNTEDIESRKYLAKINLAAKDYSGAEKYSRQALGITSNDAELYFILGYALEKQKKYSQAAQAFALGLKKDSKNESARLAYARSLVKSNKKPLAIDVLESLTKDKPQNDTAWEILSYLYTEKKDWKKAEEAVLTLHSLKKPTVKSSKILAVAQYEQASYAKAENSLNKAIALNTKDNDLYFLRAKTKTHTKKPSSAIKDLEIYTKNDPKDVKGQLLLANLYNEQKSYAKAYQRYVQVNALKPTIAESWVKRAQIDQRNKKPDLAVKHYIMALKYDGKNAQTHFDLGKIYYQQKQYKAAERELKSATILDSKKGVYYAYLGHNYYVQKQYAKSVPAFENAKKYGQDSNLKVNERLGHAYVEVKSYKNAVSPLKKAIEVDANSLISWKNLGYAYKYQNRWGDAAKAFSKANILSPKDEMILEEKAEALAKANQKNEAVAAYQDLIQLNPKKHKAHYELGVLYEDLKDYALAQKNYLKALKLSSSASLYKKSIVALAKKQNEQQDIADAKQALLGYYAIDKNNSEVNYLIGQHYYDDAKYNKSIEFLDQAVKIKPNYWEAQKTLGMAWLKKGDLNKAQAALEKAATQNNRLADVHWNIGLIKLKNKQVDQAAVSFQKATLLDSKNARYHYDYARSLKQKKQWNKARKAISRSVRYASKNKDYWMLQADIYKNMDKDKDAAKSYARVANLDSTDEKAWLGYAESSSEIKKWSDAIKGYEKAVALNSKNAEALYGLGNAYANNKKTKQAINALERAIDIDSKYAQAYALLGEQYIKLEQKQLAQKAYEGARKNNAKDIESRLALVDLYSSKNDLEKRKQVLKELTKLDSKNAEYWYQLGDVDYKLNKNKEALSSLNKAVALDKGHGRAYYKLALTYLNLGQKKNALNAFNKAIIADRKFAAPHYEKAKLLKESNSTGKITALKKAIALKKDYVDAHRDLGDVYYKMGNIEAASKSYKNVLKYKDNDKDAVVRLSEYYVDKGDYSKATDLLKDYVEAKPSDAQTRYRLAKVYYDNDQKDESARELDRALVDRPDFAKAQILFGLILLEQKDIFGAQERFDRARRISPDQPEIYYGLGVVAKENGKPNDAIQNLEKAVQLNDKYQEAYSVLGDLYKAKGMNKKASEAYGKSAQVKSLTNLKVR; encoded by the coding sequence ATGAAAAATTGTTTTAAGTCTACTGTTTTGGCAATGGTGGTTTTGTTTTCTTTTTCTTTGCATGCACAATCGGCTTCTGCCTTGTTGAGACAAGGTAAGCAGTTGTTAAAACAACAAAAGTGGAGTGAAGCCTCCAACACTTTTCGTAGAGCAACCATACATAACCCCGAAGATAGTGAGTTGTATTACTGGTTGGGTAGAAGTCTTGAAGGACAAGGCAATGCAAATGGAGCGATTATTGCCTATAAAAAAGCGGCAAAGTTAAAAAGTCAAAATCCTTATGTTTACTCTAAAATTGCCAATGTTTTACTACAAAAAAAAGATTTTTCTGAAGCTGAAGATTATTATGAAAAAGCATTTAAGTACAACCGTGAACATATTGAGTCTAAGGTTGGTTTGGCAAAGGTTGCAGCCCACGAAAACAAATATAAAGAGGTTTTAGGTTACCTTGAAGGAATTGCTATCAGCAAAAGTTTTGCAGAAGATATTCATCGATTAAAAGGACAAGCCTATTTAAATTTAAAAAACTATGATCTGGCATCGGCTGAGATTAAACAAGCTCTTAAAGTGAACCCAAAGCAAGCGCTGCTTTGGAACCAACTGGGTGCAACTTATTACGCAATGGCAAGATACAAAGATGCCAGCACTGCTTATCAAAAAGCATTGGCCATGAAAAATATTGAACAAGAGTTTGTGGCTCATTTAGGGCAGGGTAAGTCTTTGTATGCATTAAAAAAATATGATGCTGCTAAAAAGAGTTTTCAAAAAGCGGCGCGATCCAACACAGAAGATATCGAGTCGAGAAAATATTTGGCCAAAATTAATCTAGCCGCAAAAGATTATAGTGGTGCAGAAAAATACTCACGTCAAGCTTTAGGGATTACGTCAAACGATGCCGAGTTGTATTTTATCTTGGGGTATGCGCTTGAAAAGCAAAAAAAATATTCTCAAGCTGCTCAAGCCTTTGCCTTGGGCTTAAAAAAAGACTCTAAAAATGAATCCGCGCGTTTGGCCTATGCAAGATCTCTGGTGAAAAGCAATAAAAAGCCACTGGCTATTGATGTCTTAGAGTCATTAACCAAAGATAAACCTCAAAATGATACAGCGTGGGAGATTCTGAGTTATTTATACACAGAGAAAAAAGATTGGAAGAAAGCTGAAGAAGCTGTGTTAACTCTACACAGCTTAAAAAAGCCAACTGTAAAAAGCTCTAAAATATTGGCGGTTGCTCAATATGAGCAAGCGTCTTATGCAAAAGCAGAAAATAGTTTAAATAAGGCCATTGCACTCAATACTAAAGATAATGATTTGTATTTTTTGCGTGCAAAAACAAAGACACATACTAAAAAGCCAAGTTCTGCCATCAAAGATTTGGAAATTTATACTAAAAATGACCCCAAGGATGTTAAGGGACAATTGCTTCTAGCCAATTTATACAATGAGCAAAAAAGCTATGCGAAAGCGTACCAACGTTATGTTCAGGTTAATGCTTTAAAACCGACGATTGCAGAGTCCTGGGTTAAAAGGGCGCAAATTGATCAAAGAAATAAAAAGCCTGATTTGGCGGTTAAGCATTATATAATGGCCCTTAAGTATGATGGGAAAAATGCTCAAACCCACTTTGATTTAGGTAAGATTTATTACCAACAAAAGCAATACAAAGCGGCTGAAAGAGAGCTTAAGTCAGCAACAATTTTGGATAGCAAAAAAGGTGTTTATTATGCGTACTTGGGTCATAATTATTATGTTCAAAAACAATACGCAAAATCTGTTCCTGCTTTTGAGAATGCCAAGAAATATGGTCAAGATTCAAATTTAAAAGTCAATGAACGTCTTGGGCATGCTTATGTTGAAGTGAAGAGTTATAAGAACGCTGTTTCACCTTTGAAAAAGGCCATAGAAGTTGACGCCAACTCTTTAATTTCGTGGAAAAACTTAGGCTATGCTTACAAATATCAAAACCGTTGGGGTGATGCAGCCAAAGCATTTTCTAAAGCAAATATTTTAAGCCCTAAAGATGAAATGATACTCGAAGAAAAAGCAGAAGCATTAGCCAAAGCAAATCAAAAGAATGAAGCTGTTGCTGCGTATCAAGACTTGATTCAGTTGAATCCCAAAAAACACAAAGCGCATTATGAATTAGGCGTTTTGTATGAAGACTTGAAAGATTATGCTTTAGCGCAAAAAAATTATTTAAAAGCGCTTAAGCTATCGAGTTCAGCTTCATTGTATAAAAAATCTATTGTTGCTCTGGCAAAAAAACAAAATGAACAGCAAGATATTGCTGATGCTAAACAAGCTTTGTTGGGTTACTATGCAATTGATAAAAACAACAGTGAAGTGAATTATCTGATTGGTCAACACTATTACGACGATGCTAAATATAATAAATCAATAGAGTTTTTAGATCAGGCGGTTAAAATTAAACCCAACTATTGGGAGGCTCAAAAAACTTTGGGCATGGCGTGGTTAAAAAAAGGTGATTTAAATAAAGCTCAAGCAGCTCTTGAGAAAGCGGCCACACAAAATAACCGCTTAGCAGATGTGCATTGGAATATAGGACTGATCAAGCTTAAAAATAAACAAGTAGATCAAGCAGCAGTTTCATTTCAAAAAGCAACCTTGCTGGATTCAAAAAATGCTAGGTATCATTACGATTATGCTAGAAGTTTAAAGCAAAAAAAACAGTGGAATAAAGCACGCAAAGCTATCTCTAGATCTGTTCGCTATGCATCAAAAAATAAAGATTATTGGATGTTGCAAGCAGATATCTATAAAAATATGGATAAAGATAAAGACGCAGCAAAATCTTATGCACGTGTTGCCAATCTAGATTCAACAGATGAAAAAGCTTGGTTAGGCTATGCTGAAAGTTCAAGTGAGATAAAAAAATGGTCGGATGCTATCAAGGGTTACGAAAAAGCAGTTGCTTTAAACTCTAAAAATGCTGAAGCTTTATATGGTTTAGGCAATGCTTATGCAAACAATAAAAAAACCAAACAAGCGATCAATGCACTTGAAAGAGCTATTGATATTGATTCAAAATATGCTCAAGCTTATGCCTTGCTGGGTGAGCAGTACATAAAGTTGGAACAAAAACAACTTGCGCAAAAAGCTTATGAAGGTGCAAGAAAAAATAATGCTAAGGATATAGAGTCACGCCTGGCTTTGGTTGACTTATATTCAAGCAAAAATGACTTAGAAAAACGAAAGCAGGTTCTTAAAGAGTTAACCAAACTGGATAGCAAAAATGCAGAGTATTGGTATCAGTTGGGTGATGTAGACTACAAATTGAATAAAAACAAAGAAGCTCTTTCTTCGCTTAATAAAGCTGTGGCTTTGGATAAGGGCCATGGTAGAGCTTATTATAAATTAGCATTAACGTATTTAAATTTAGGTCAAAAAAAGAATGCTTTAAATGCATTCAATAAGGCTATAATTGCAGATAGAAAGTTTGCTGCCCCTCATTATGAAAAAGCAAAACTTCTTAAAGAAAGTAATTCAACAGGTAAAATTACAGCTTTAAAAAAAGCAATAGCCTTGAAAAAGGATTATGTTGATGCGCACAGAGACTTGGGAGATGTATATTATAAAATGGGTAATATAGAAGCTGCATCAAAGTCTTATAAGAATGTGTTAAAGTATAAAGATAATGATAAAGATGCTGTTGTTCGACTGTCTGAGTATTATGTTGATAAAGGTGATTATTCAAAAGCAACAGACTTACTAAAAGACTATGTTGAAGCCAAACCTTCAGATGCACAAACAAGGTATCGGTTGGCTAAAGTATACTATGATAATGATCAAAAAGATGAGTCAGCAAGAGAGTTGGATAGGGCTTTGGTTGATAGACCTGATTTTGCAAAAGCACAAATTCTGTTTGGTTTGATTTTACTAGAGCAAAAAGATATTTTTGGTGCGCAAGAAAGGTTTGATAGAGCCAGAAGAATCAGTCCTGACCAACCAGAAATCTATTATGGACTTGGCGTGGTTGCAAAAGAAAATGGTAAGCCTAACGATGCGATCCAAAACTTAGAAAAGGCTGTTCAACTTAATGATAAGTATCAAGAAGCATACTCAGTACTGGGTGATCTTTATAAAGCAAAAGGAATGAACAAAAAAGCCAGCGAAGCTTACGGTAAGTCTGCGCAAGTAAAATCTTTAACAAACTTAAAAGTGAGATAA